From one Catellatospora sp. IY07-71 genomic stretch:
- a CDS encoding tryptophan 2,3-dioxygenase, which yields MGRSFGEEGGRLTYGSYLRVPQLLAQQVRMAGPEAHDELLFITIHQAYELWFKLLLHELEDARDRMLAGEGYLPRVRLERCHVVEQLLVQQVDVIDTMTPQDFLAFRTVLAPASGFQSAQFREIEFISGLKDPAFLDRLRGLERGEEQRLRRRLAEPTLWDGYLALLQAQGFATEPADALTASLVAIAHDRERHGVLWDLAEALLAHDQACALWRARHVLMAERQIGTKTGTGGSAGSPYLRSRLEARFYPALWHLRAVL from the coding sequence GTGGGGCGCAGTTTCGGTGAGGAAGGCGGGCGGCTGACGTACGGCAGCTACCTGCGGGTGCCGCAGCTGCTCGCGCAGCAGGTGCGGATGGCCGGACCCGAGGCGCACGACGAGCTGCTGTTCATCACCATCCATCAGGCATACGAGCTGTGGTTCAAGCTGCTGCTGCACGAGCTGGAGGATGCCCGGGACCGGATGCTGGCGGGGGAGGGCTACCTGCCCCGGGTCCGGCTGGAGCGCTGCCACGTGGTGGAGCAGCTGCTGGTGCAGCAGGTGGACGTGATCGACACGATGACGCCGCAGGACTTCCTCGCCTTCCGCACCGTGCTGGCCCCGGCGTCGGGTTTCCAGTCGGCCCAGTTCCGGGAGATCGAGTTCATCTCGGGGCTCAAGGACCCGGCCTTCCTGGACCGGCTGCGCGGGCTGGAGCGGGGCGAGGAGCAGCGGCTGCGGCGCCGGCTGGCCGAGCCGACGCTGTGGGACGGCTACCTGGCGCTGCTCCAGGCGCAAGGCTTCGCGACCGAGCCAGCCGACGCGCTGACCGCCTCCCTGGTCGCGATCGCGCACGACCGGGAGCGCCACGGCGTGCTGTGGGACCTCGCCGAGGCGCTGCTCGCCCACGACCAGGCGTGCGCACTGTGGCGGGCCCGGCACGTGCTGATGGCCGAGCGCCAGATCGGCACCAAGACCGGCACCGGCGGCTCCGCGGGCAGCCCTTACCTGCGGTCGCGGCTCGAGGCGCGGTTCTACCCGGCCCTCTGGCACCTGCGGGCCGTCCTCTGA
- the pruA gene encoding L-glutamate gamma-semialdehyde dehydrogenase, translating to MDAVSQVPEPRNEPVHTYAPGTPERARLQKRLGELAAERLDLTMTIDGQQRMGGGDAIDVVQPHKHSHVLGVTHNATNADAVAAVTAAKKAAPLWRDMSFDDRAAIFLKAADLLAGPWRDTLNGATMLGQSKTVQQAEIDSACELIDFLRFNVQFGRRLLAEQPVSSPGVWNRFDHRPLEGFVYAITPFNFTAIAGNLPATPALMGNTVVWKPAHTQQFSAHFVMRLFEEAGLPPGVINMVTGDGLAVSEVALADPDLAGIHFTGSTKVFQHLWKQVGDNIAGYRSYPRIVGETGGKDFIVAHMSADPAALVTAMVRGAFEYQGQKCSAASRAYVPRSLWESGVRDQLVADTESLTYGDVTDFRNFGGAVIDGRSFARLSAAIEKAKASEACEIVAGGTVDDSEGFFVSPTVIVCSDPANEVFTTEYFGPILAVHVFDDADFESVVKQAEGVAPYALTGAIFAQDRRALEWMSHQLRFAAGNFYLNDKPTGAVVGQQPFGGGRASGTNDKAGSWHNLIRWMSPRTIKETFVPPTDHRYPHMDTDHPRP from the coding sequence ATGGACGCCGTATCCCAGGTGCCCGAACCCCGCAACGAGCCGGTGCACACCTACGCGCCGGGGACCCCCGAACGCGCCCGGCTGCAGAAGCGGCTGGGCGAACTGGCCGCCGAGCGCCTCGACCTGACGATGACCATCGACGGGCAGCAACGTATGGGTGGCGGCGACGCGATCGACGTCGTCCAGCCGCACAAGCACTCGCATGTGCTGGGAGTCACCCACAATGCCACCAACGCCGATGCGGTGGCGGCGGTGACGGCCGCGAAGAAAGCGGCCCCACTTTGGCGTGATATGTCGTTCGACGACCGGGCCGCGATCTTCCTGAAGGCCGCGGATCTGCTCGCCGGGCCGTGGCGGGACACCCTCAACGGCGCCACCATGCTGGGCCAGTCGAAGACGGTGCAGCAGGCGGAGATCGACTCGGCCTGCGAGCTGATCGACTTCCTGCGCTTCAACGTGCAGTTCGGCCGCAGGCTGCTGGCCGAGCAGCCGGTCTCGTCGCCCGGCGTGTGGAACCGCTTCGACCACCGCCCGCTGGAGGGCTTCGTCTACGCGATCACGCCGTTCAACTTCACCGCGATCGCGGGCAACCTGCCGGCCACCCCGGCGCTCATGGGCAACACCGTGGTCTGGAAGCCGGCCCACACGCAGCAGTTCTCGGCGCACTTCGTGATGCGGCTGTTCGAGGAGGCGGGCCTGCCGCCGGGTGTGATCAACATGGTCACCGGCGACGGCCTGGCCGTCTCCGAGGTCGCCCTGGCCGACCCGGACCTGGCCGGCATCCACTTCACCGGCTCGACCAAGGTCTTCCAGCACCTGTGGAAGCAGGTCGGCGACAACATCGCCGGCTACCGCTCCTACCCGCGCATCGTGGGCGAGACGGGCGGCAAGGACTTCATCGTGGCGCACATGTCGGCCGATCCGGCCGCGCTGGTCACCGCGATGGTCCGGGGCGCCTTCGAGTACCAGGGGCAGAAGTGCTCCGCCGCGTCGCGGGCGTACGTGCCGCGCTCGCTGTGGGAGTCGGGCGTGCGCGACCAGCTGGTCGCCGACACCGAGTCGCTGACCTACGGCGACGTCACCGACTTCCGCAACTTCGGCGGCGCGGTGATCGACGGCCGCTCGTTCGCCCGGCTGTCGGCCGCGATCGAGAAGGCGAAGGCGTCGGAGGCCTGCGAGATCGTCGCGGGCGGGACCGTGGACGACAGCGAGGGCTTCTTCGTCTCGCCGACCGTGATCGTCTGCTCCGACCCGGCCAACGAGGTCTTCACCACGGAGTACTTCGGGCCGATCCTGGCCGTGCACGTGTTCGACGACGCCGACTTCGAGTCCGTGGTCAAGCAGGCCGAGGGCGTCGCGCCGTACGCGCTGACCGGTGCGATCTTCGCGCAGGACCGGCGGGCGCTGGAGTGGATGAGCCACCAGCTGCGCTTCGCGGCCGGGAACTTCTACCTCAACGACAAGCCGACCGGTGCCGTCGTCGGCCAGCAGCCCTTCGGCGGCGGCCGGGCCTCCGGCACCAACGACAAGGCCGGCTCGTGGCACAACCTGATCCGCTGGATGTCGCCGCGGACCATCAAGGAGACGTTCGTCCCGCCGACGGACCACCGCTACCCGCACATGGACACCGACCACCCGCGTCCGTAG
- a CDS encoding AlpA family transcriptional regulator → MTQAQPRFLTLDQVAEELSTTTAQIYALVRRGELPAIKLGGRGQWRIERTRLEEYILQLYGETEQYIRDNPLTGGDE, encoded by the coding sequence ATGACCCAGGCCCAGCCCCGCTTCCTGACCCTGGACCAGGTGGCCGAAGAACTCAGCACCACCACGGCGCAGATCTACGCCCTGGTCCGGCGAGGCGAGCTGCCCGCCATCAAGCTCGGCGGCCGCGGCCAATGGCGCATCGAGCGGACCCGGCTGGAGGAGTACATCCTGCAGCTGTACGGCGAGACCGAGCAGTACATCAGGGACAACCCGCTGACCGGCGGCGACGAGTGA
- a CDS encoding Rv3235 family protein → MTVAPAGSVRIHRAPRLDPPFDDELHPTTYRPARAEPAEAVPPQAVAGASPECHTAAHRFLNLCLELFNGFRAPSQLRPLLRVTEAHDLLEELARALRRLALLRRTAPAGTTHQPVRRRQLRTCEPRTGVAEVAAVLSDGRTTWSLAYRLERDGTTWRCTALTVLL, encoded by the coding sequence ATGACGGTCGCACCGGCCGGGTCCGTCCGCATCCATCGCGCGCCGCGGCTCGACCCGCCGTTCGACGACGAGCTGCACCCCACCACCTACCGGCCCGCCCGAGCCGAACCCGCCGAGGCCGTGCCGCCGCAGGCCGTCGCCGGCGCCTCGCCCGAGTGCCACACCGCCGCGCACCGCTTCCTCAACCTCTGCCTGGAGCTGTTCAACGGCTTCCGCGCGCCCAGCCAGCTGCGGCCGCTGCTGCGCGTCACCGAGGCCCACGACCTGCTCGAAGAGCTGGCCCGCGCGCTGCGCCGACTGGCCCTCCTGCGCCGGACCGCCCCGGCCGGGACGACGCACCAGCCCGTGCGCCGCCGGCAGCTGCGCACCTGCGAGCCGCGAACCGGCGTCGCCGAGGTCGCCGCGGTGCTCAGCGACGGCCGCACCACCTGGTCTCTGGCGTACCGCCTGGAGCGCGACGGCACCACCTGGCGCTGCACCGCCCTCACCGTCCTCCTCTGA
- the secA gene encoding preprotein translocase subunit SecA: MSIFEKILRAGEGRMLRRLKAIADAVNSIEENYVDLSDAELRALTDQYRERLADGETLDDLLPEAFATVREAAKRVLHKRHYDVQIMGGAALHFGNIAEMKTGEGKTLVSTLPAYLNALSGNGVHVITVNDYLAQRDAEWMGRVHRFLGLTVGVVLPNRPSDEHRAAYACDITYGTNNEFGFDYLRDNMAWSANDMVQRGHNFAIVDEVDSILIDEARTPLIISGPAEQSQRWYGEFAAVVSRLERGKDGSGDYEVDEAKRTIAVTERGVSRVEDRLGIDNLYESVNTPLVGYLNNAIKAKELFKRDKDYIVSDGEVLIVDEFTGRILHGRRYNEGMHQAIEAKEGVEIKQENQTLATVTLQNYFRMYEKLSGMTGTAQTEAGEFNKVYNVGVVSIPTHRPMVRQDKSDVIYKTEKAKFQAVVEDIAERHATGQPVLVGTVSVENSEILSQLLRRKGIPHSVLNAKYHAREAEIVAQAGRKGGVTVATNMAGRGTDILLGGNPEFLAAAELRQRGLTEEEHGDDYYKALDEILPAWEEACKAEAEEVQAAGGLYVLGTERHESRRIDNQLRGRSGRQGDPGESRFYLSLQDDLMRRFRSGAVEAVMDRFNIPEDVPIESKMVTRQIRSAQTQIEAQNAEIRKNVLKYDEVMNKQRQVVYAERKRVLDGEDLNEQVEGMIDDVVTAYVTGGTTGTGKEYAEDWDLDQLWTNLRQLYPVGITLDELEKETGGERSTFDHDFLVERMKQDAHDAYDRREQQLGSEAMRELERQVLLAVIDRKWREHLYEMDYLQEGVGLRAYAQRDPLVEYQREGFDMFAQMMEGIKEEAVGFLFNLEVQVEQAAPAEPTPGVPLPDGESHVEVRAKGLGQRQQPQRVQYTSPTIDGAAGAGSPQVQQAPALGIGGGGDRKPSPRGGARGAVAAPASRNSPCPCGSGKKYKRCHGAA, encoded by the coding sequence GTGTCGATTTTCGAGAAGATCCTCCGTGCCGGTGAGGGGCGGATGCTCCGTCGGCTCAAGGCCATCGCCGACGCCGTCAACTCCATCGAGGAGAACTACGTCGATCTCAGCGATGCCGAGCTGCGGGCGCTGACTGACCAGTACCGTGAGCGTCTCGCCGACGGGGAGACCCTGGACGACCTGCTCCCCGAGGCGTTCGCCACGGTGCGCGAGGCCGCCAAGCGGGTGCTGCACAAGCGGCACTACGACGTGCAGATCATGGGTGGCGCGGCGCTGCACTTCGGGAACATCGCCGAGATGAAGACCGGTGAGGGCAAGACCCTCGTGTCGACCCTGCCGGCCTACCTGAACGCGCTGTCCGGCAACGGCGTGCACGTGATCACCGTGAACGACTACCTGGCCCAGCGTGACGCCGAGTGGATGGGGCGGGTGCACCGCTTCCTCGGCCTGACCGTCGGCGTGGTGCTGCCCAACCGCCCCTCCGACGAGCACCGCGCGGCCTACGCCTGCGACATCACGTACGGCACGAACAACGAGTTCGGCTTCGACTACCTGCGCGACAACATGGCCTGGTCGGCCAACGACATGGTGCAGCGCGGGCACAACTTCGCGATCGTCGACGAGGTGGACTCGATCCTCATCGACGAGGCGCGGACCCCGCTGATCATCTCCGGCCCCGCCGAGCAGTCGCAGCGCTGGTACGGCGAGTTCGCCGCGGTCGTGAGCCGCCTGGAGCGCGGCAAGGACGGCTCCGGCGACTACGAGGTCGACGAGGCCAAGCGGACCATCGCCGTCACCGAGCGCGGCGTCTCCCGGGTCGAGGACCGGCTGGGCATCGACAACCTGTACGAGTCGGTCAACACCCCGCTGGTCGGCTACCTGAACAACGCCATCAAGGCCAAGGAGCTGTTCAAGCGCGACAAGGACTACATCGTCTCCGACGGCGAGGTCCTGATCGTCGACGAGTTCACCGGCCGCATCCTGCACGGCCGCCGGTACAACGAGGGCATGCACCAGGCGATCGAGGCCAAGGAAGGCGTCGAGATCAAGCAGGAGAACCAGACCCTCGCCACGGTCACCCTGCAGAACTACTTCCGCATGTACGAGAAGCTGTCCGGCATGACCGGCACGGCGCAGACCGAGGCGGGCGAGTTCAACAAGGTCTACAACGTCGGCGTGGTGAGCATCCCGACGCACCGCCCGATGGTCCGCCAGGACAAGTCGGACGTCATCTACAAGACCGAGAAGGCGAAGTTCCAGGCGGTCGTCGAGGACATCGCCGAGCGCCACGCCACCGGCCAGCCGGTGCTCGTCGGCACGGTCTCCGTGGAGAACTCCGAGATCCTGTCCCAGCTGCTGCGCCGCAAGGGCATCCCGCACTCCGTCCTCAACGCGAAGTACCACGCGCGCGAGGCCGAGATCGTCGCCCAGGCCGGCCGCAAGGGCGGCGTCACCGTCGCCACCAACATGGCGGGTCGAGGCACGGACATCCTGCTCGGCGGCAACCCCGAGTTCCTCGCCGCGGCCGAGCTGCGCCAGCGCGGGCTCACCGAGGAGGAGCACGGCGACGACTACTACAAGGCGCTCGACGAGATTCTCCCGGCCTGGGAGGAGGCCTGCAAGGCCGAGGCCGAGGAGGTGCAGGCCGCGGGCGGCCTGTACGTGCTGGGCACCGAGCGTCACGAGTCCCGCCGCATCGACAACCAGCTGCGCGGCCGCTCCGGCCGGCAGGGCGACCCGGGCGAGTCCCGGTTCTACCTGTCGCTGCAGGACGACCTGATGCGCCGGTTCCGCTCGGGCGCGGTCGAGGCGGTCATGGACCGCTTCAACATCCCCGAGGACGTGCCGATCGAGTCGAAGATGGTGACCCGGCAGATCCGCAGCGCGCAGACGCAGATCGAGGCCCAGAACGCCGAGATCCGCAAGAACGTGCTCAAGTACGACGAGGTCATGAACAAGCAGCGCCAGGTGGTGTACGCGGAGCGCAAGCGCGTGCTCGACGGCGAGGACCTGAACGAGCAGGTCGAGGGCATGATCGACGACGTCGTCACGGCGTACGTCACCGGCGGCACCACCGGCACCGGCAAGGAGTACGCCGAGGACTGGGACCTCGACCAGCTGTGGACCAACCTCCGGCAGCTCTACCCGGTCGGCATCACGCTCGACGAGCTGGAGAAGGAGACCGGCGGCGAGCGCAGCACCTTCGACCACGACTTCCTCGTCGAGCGGATGAAGCAGGACGCGCACGACGCGTACGACCGCCGCGAGCAGCAGCTCGGGTCCGAGGCCATGCGTGAGCTGGAGCGCCAGGTGCTGCTCGCGGTCATCGACCGCAAGTGGCGCGAGCACCTCTACGAGATGGACTACCTCCAGGAGGGCGTCGGCCTGCGCGCGTACGCCCAGCGCGACCCGCTGGTCGAGTACCAGCGTGAGGGCTTCGACATGTTCGCCCAGATGATGGAGGGCATCAAGGAGGAGGCCGTCGGCTTCCTGTTCAACCTGGAGGTCCAGGTCGAGCAGGCCGCGCCGGCCGAGCCCACCCCCGGCGTGCCGCTGCCCGACGGCGAGTCGCACGTCGAGGTCCGGGCCAAGGGTCTCGGCCAGCGGCAGCAGCCGCAGCGGGTGCAGTACACCTCGCCGACCATCGACGGTGCCGCCGGTGCCGGTTCGCCGCAGGTGCAGCAGGCCCCCGCACTGGGCATCGGCGGCGGTGGCGACCGCAAGCCGTCCCCGCGCGGCGGTGCCCGCGGCGCGGTGGCCGCTCCGGCGTCCCGCAACTCGCCCTGCCCCTGCGGCTCGGGCAAGAAGTACAAGCGCTGCCACGGCGCCGCCTGA
- a CDS encoding BTAD domain-containing putative transcriptional regulator, with protein MTDRPLRFELLGPLRAWHGGRELDLGPGKQRAVLAMLVLNANRPVSPAAIIDAVWQQEPPENGPNVVQKYVAGLRRALDPDHSPRTPGQLITLTPAGYVLTVPEGSLDTERFTREVARAQGLRAERRLLEAASVLREAAGGWRAEPLAGLTGPVFDAARERLVEGRAAALEAMVELELELGRHVDAAPRLVELVAEFPLREGLRYLLILALYRCGRQAEALAAYRDARALLADEFGVEPGERLQHLHRGILQGDPALQAPPPPVPSQAPPAPMHQPVATAVATVLAGPYPVPAPHAPLPGGPAVPAGWAPYPVVPGWPGYPAPPPPPPVSPEDSARTQRIILAAVGGAVPLLSCGFASFATMGFFAAYRRSWWVAGSAVAYLALNVFAWTSMTTGETEELTLRDDLALMSILVAWVGGIAQGLFLGLDKPTRTPSAAVVRAIELRVRREQARHLLARHPDIAKRLHIGRPDLAPAFDDGGLVDVNSAPAEVLAAVPGITAEQARHIVAHRAEHGPLLTVDHLAHHRLLPAQVVDDHRDVLVALA; from the coding sequence GTGACCGACAGGCCGCTGCGCTTCGAGCTGCTGGGCCCGCTGCGGGCGTGGCACGGCGGCCGGGAGCTCGACCTCGGGCCCGGCAAGCAGCGGGCGGTGCTGGCGATGCTGGTGCTCAACGCCAACCGGCCGGTGTCCCCCGCCGCCATCATCGACGCGGTGTGGCAGCAGGAGCCGCCCGAGAACGGCCCGAACGTGGTACAGAAGTACGTGGCCGGGCTGCGCCGCGCGCTCGACCCGGACCACTCGCCGCGTACGCCGGGGCAGCTGATCACGCTGACCCCGGCCGGCTACGTGCTCACCGTGCCGGAGGGCAGCCTCGACACCGAGCGGTTCACCCGCGAGGTGGCCCGCGCCCAGGGCCTGCGCGCCGAGCGGCGGCTGCTGGAGGCGGCCTCGGTGCTGCGCGAGGCGGCGGGCGGCTGGCGGGCCGAGCCGCTGGCCGGGCTGACCGGCCCGGTGTTCGACGCGGCCCGGGAACGCCTGGTGGAGGGCCGGGCCGCGGCCCTGGAGGCGATGGTCGAGCTGGAGCTGGAGCTGGGGCGGCACGTGGACGCCGCGCCGCGCCTGGTGGAGCTGGTGGCCGAGTTCCCGCTCCGGGAGGGCCTCCGTTACCTGCTGATCCTGGCGCTGTACCGGTGCGGCCGGCAGGCCGAGGCGCTGGCGGCGTACCGGGACGCGCGGGCCCTGCTGGCGGACGAGTTCGGCGTGGAGCCGGGCGAGCGGCTGCAGCACCTGCACCGCGGCATCCTGCAGGGCGACCCGGCGCTGCAGGCCCCTCCCCCGCCGGTGCCGAGCCAGGCCCCGCCCGCGCCGATGCACCAGCCGGTGGCCACCGCCGTAGCGACGGTGCTCGCCGGGCCGTATCCGGTGCCCGCGCCGCACGCCCCGCTGCCGGGCGGTCCGGCGGTGCCGGCCGGCTGGGCGCCGTACCCGGTGGTGCCGGGGTGGCCGGGGTATCCCGCGCCGCCGCCTCCGCCGCCGGTCTCGCCCGAGGACAGCGCGCGTACCCAGCGGATCATCCTGGCCGCGGTGGGCGGCGCGGTGCCGCTGCTGTCGTGCGGCTTCGCCAGCTTCGCCACCATGGGCTTTTTCGCCGCGTACCGCCGCAGCTGGTGGGTGGCCGGGTCGGCGGTCGCCTACCTGGCCCTGAACGTCTTCGCTTGGACGAGCATGACCACCGGCGAGACCGAGGAGCTGACCCTGCGCGACGACCTGGCGCTGATGTCGATCCTGGTCGCCTGGGTCGGCGGCATCGCGCAGGGCCTGTTCCTGGGGCTCGACAAGCCCACTCGCACGCCGTCGGCCGCCGTGGTGCGCGCCATCGAGCTGCGGGTGCGCCGCGAGCAGGCACGCCACCTGCTGGCCCGGCACCCGGACATCGCCAAGCGGCTGCACATCGGGCGGCCCGACCTGGCCCCCGCCTTCGACGACGGCGGCCTGGTCGACGTCAACAGCGCCCCGGCCGAGGTGCTGGCCGCGGTGCCCGGCATCACCGCGGAGCAGGCGCGGCACATCGTCGCGCACCGCGCCGAGCACGGCCCTTTGCTGACGGTGGACCACCTGGCCCATCACCGGCTGCTGCCCGCGCAGGTCGTCGACGACCACCGCGACGTGCTGGTGGCGCTGGCCTGA
- a CDS encoding GNAT family N-acetyltransferase, with protein MSNPYDHPQPVLRTVTARGEALTLRLPEPSDAPGILAACTDPETLRWTTVPLDYDHERALGFVHDYAPGWWQRREGAAFVLADAEGYAGQIDLRVGKDPEVADVGFLTAPRARGRGYMSAALRTVAEWGIRELGLARVEWKAHVGNDGSRKVAEQAGFTYEGVQRNGCAHRGERRDAWTAALVREDLP; from the coding sequence ATGAGCAACCCGTACGACCACCCCCAGCCCGTGCTGCGCACCGTCACCGCGCGCGGGGAGGCGCTGACCCTGCGCCTGCCGGAGCCCAGCGACGCCCCGGGCATCCTGGCCGCCTGCACCGACCCGGAGACCCTGCGCTGGACCACGGTGCCGCTGGACTACGACCACGAGCGGGCGCTCGGCTTCGTGCACGACTACGCGCCCGGCTGGTGGCAGCGGCGCGAGGGCGCGGCGTTCGTGCTCGCCGACGCCGAGGGCTACGCCGGCCAGATCGACCTGCGGGTCGGCAAGGACCCCGAGGTCGCCGACGTGGGCTTCCTGACCGCGCCCCGGGCGCGCGGCCGCGGCTACATGAGCGCCGCGCTGCGCACGGTGGCCGAGTGGGGCATCCGCGAGCTGGGCCTGGCCCGGGTGGAGTGGAAGGCCCACGTGGGCAACGACGGCTCCCGCAAGGTCGCCGAGCAGGCGGGTTTCACGTACGAGGGCGTGCAGCGCAACGGCTGCGCGCACCGCGGCGAGCGCCGCGACGCCTGGACCGCCGCGCTGGTCCGCGAGGACCTCCCGTGA
- a CDS encoding GNAT family N-acetyltransferase produces the protein MTEPVILEGAGVRLRPFAAQDAPRVREACNDPLITHFMAQMPSPYTEADAQWWINEGAPAAWRKGGAAWAVVDPDTGDLLGGAGMGQVLPERAQAEVGYWVAPWARRRGVATAATRAITDWAFAERGVARMELVTAPGNAASQRVALAAGFTREGVRRGGATLRDGSRGDYIVFTRLATDPPGPVAPGLPDLPGGELTDGAVRLRRLGPGDAEALFALSQLPEVRRSNIGGPSTLDGVRERCALAESEWLAGVRAVCAIVDAATGEFAGDIGLFYQEPFLRQAIMGYSLRPEFRGRGLASRAARLLSDWAMADAGVIRVVAGTFPYNDASRRVLERAGFEREGYRTARLPGPDGTRIDDIEYVRIAPHRTSADQ, from the coding sequence GTGACCGAACCGGTGATCCTGGAAGGTGCGGGGGTGCGGCTGCGGCCGTTCGCGGCGCAGGACGCGCCGCGCGTGCGCGAGGCGTGCAACGATCCGCTGATCACGCACTTCATGGCACAGATGCCGAGCCCGTACACCGAGGCCGACGCGCAGTGGTGGATCAACGAGGGCGCCCCGGCGGCCTGGCGCAAGGGCGGTGCCGCCTGGGCGGTGGTCGATCCGGACACCGGCGACCTGCTCGGCGGCGCGGGCATGGGCCAGGTCCTGCCCGAGCGGGCGCAGGCCGAGGTCGGCTACTGGGTCGCCCCGTGGGCACGCCGGCGGGGTGTGGCCACCGCGGCCACCCGGGCGATCACGGACTGGGCGTTCGCCGAGCGCGGCGTCGCGCGGATGGAGCTGGTCACCGCGCCGGGCAACGCGGCCAGCCAGCGGGTGGCCCTGGCGGCGGGCTTCACCCGCGAGGGGGTACGCCGCGGCGGCGCCACCCTGCGCGACGGCTCCCGTGGGGACTACATCGTGTTCACCCGGCTCGCGACCGACCCGCCCGGCCCGGTCGCCCCCGGCCTGCCCGACCTCCCCGGCGGCGAGCTGACCGACGGCGCGGTCCGGCTGCGCCGGCTCGGCCCCGGCGACGCCGAGGCGCTGTTCGCGCTGTCCCAGCTGCCGGAGGTGCGGCGCAGCAACATCGGCGGGCCGAGCACGCTGGACGGCGTACGCGAGCGCTGCGCGCTGGCCGAATCGGAATGGCTGGCCGGGGTCCGCGCCGTCTGCGCCATCGTGGACGCGGCCACCGGCGAGTTCGCGGGTGACATCGGCCTGTTCTACCAGGAGCCGTTCCTGCGGCAGGCGATCATGGGATACAGCCTGCGCCCGGAGTTCCGGGGCCGGGGCCTGGCCTCCCGGGCGGCCCGGCTGCTCAGCGACTGGGCGATGGCGGACGCGGGCGTGATCCGGGTGGTGGCCGGCACGTTCCCCTACAACGACGCGTCGCGCCGGGTGCTGGAGCGGGCCGGGTTCGAGCGGGAGGGCTACCGCACGGCCCGGCTGCCCGGACCGGACGGCACCCGCATCGACGACATCGAGTACGTGCGGATCGCGCCGCACCGCACGTCCGCCGACCAATGA
- the hpf gene encoding ribosome hibernation-promoting factor, HPF/YfiA family, which produces MDIEVKGRNVEVPDHFRVHVADKLAKVERYDQKIIEIDVELIHERNPRQADSCQHIEITCVTRGPVIRATGAAGDFYTALDEAVDRLDRRLRKAADRRRVHRGRRAPVSVAEATAGLAAFQPPAAGSTATMIRSANGAGGAVDALEDADQPWHIVREKEFSGEPMTVDDALYQMELVGHDFYLFHDKDSGRPCVVYRRKAYDYGLLTLAW; this is translated from the coding sequence GTGGACATCGAGGTCAAGGGTCGTAATGTCGAGGTCCCGGATCATTTCCGGGTACACGTGGCAGACAAGCTGGCGAAGGTTGAGCGTTACGACCAGAAGATCATTGAAATCGACGTCGAGCTAATCCACGAGCGCAACCCGCGTCAGGCTGATTCCTGCCAGCACATCGAGATCACCTGCGTCACCCGCGGCCCCGTCATCCGCGCCACCGGTGCCGCCGGCGACTTCTACACCGCCCTCGACGAGGCCGTGGACCGCCTCGACCGCCGCCTGCGCAAGGCCGCCGACCGCCGCCGCGTCCACCGCGGACGCCGCGCTCCGGTCTCCGTCGCCGAAGCGACCGCGGGCCTGGCCGCGTTCCAACCCCCGGCCGCGGGATCGACCGCCACCATGATCCGCTCGGCCAACGGCGCCGGCGGCGCGGTGGACGCGCTGGAGGACGCGGACCAGCCGTGGCACATCGTGCGCGAGAAGGAGTTCTCCGGCGAGCCGATGACGGTGGACGACGCGCTGTACCAGATGGAGCTGGTCGGGCACGACTTCTACCTGTTCCACGACAAGGACAGCGGACGGCCGTGCGTGGTCTACCGCCGCAAGGCGTACGACTACGGCCTGCTGACGCTCGCCTGGTGA
- a CDS encoding ComF family protein has translation MLPASCAGCGRDGEPLRSEVCATCAATVQALRAAPTRPDPPPPGLPPCVALGDYAGELRELILAFKERGRHRLAAPLGALLAEAVAASTPPSAPALLLYVPDTAAAARARHGDHMRLLARAAAARLREAGRSASVAAPLVALPKADSAHLSSAQRAAAAAGGFALRSRGIADVRRAAPGSVTLLLDDIVTTGSTLAAASELLAGAGVRVDGCVVLAATRRIPPQRAIWS, from the coding sequence GTGCTGCCCGCGTCCTGCGCCGGCTGTGGCCGCGACGGCGAGCCGCTGCGGTCCGAGGTGTGCGCGACCTGTGCCGCCACCGTCCAGGCGCTCCGGGCTGCTCCCACCCGGCCCGATCCGCCGCCGCCCGGCCTGCCGCCCTGCGTGGCGCTCGGCGACTACGCCGGGGAACTGCGTGAACTGATCCTGGCGTTCAAGGAGCGCGGGCGGCACCGCCTGGCCGCCCCGCTCGGCGCGCTGCTGGCTGAGGCGGTCGCCGCGAGCACGCCCCCGTCCGCCCCGGCGCTGCTGCTCTACGTCCCGGACACCGCCGCCGCGGCCCGCGCCCGGCACGGCGACCACATGCGCCTGCTGGCCCGCGCGGCGGCGGCCCGGCTGCGCGAGGCCGGGCGGTCCGCGTCCGTCGCCGCGCCGCTGGTCGCGCTGCCCAAGGCCGACTCGGCGCACCTGTCCTCGGCGCAGCGGGCGGCGGCCGCGGCCGGGGGTTTCGCTCTGCGATCAAGGGGTATAGCGGACGTACGGCGTGCCGCGCCCGGATCCGTGACGTTGCTGCTGGACGACATCGTCACCACGGGATCCACTCTCGCGGCCGCGTCGGAGCTGCTGGCGGGCGCGGGTGTCCGCGTCGACGGCTGCGTCGTCCTCGCGGCGACACGCCGTATTCCGCCACAGCGCGCAATATGGTCGTAA